The DNA segment CCGAGCAGGCCCTGAAGTCCGGCGGCCTCGCGGCCGTGGGTCCGGTCACCGACCAGGCCGCGGCGCCCCTCAGCGGGCTGCGGGATCTGGCCGCCCACCCGGGCATCCGCAAGGCCCTGCTGGAGACCGCCGTCAACCAGACCACGCCCCTCCTGTGGACCCAGGACGGCAAGCTGTGGGTGGCGCGGATCACCTCTCGCGAGCCCGCCCCCGCCCTCACCTTCGAGACCCGCCGCAGCCTGATCCAGGAGATCCAGACCGGTGAGGCGCAAAAGCTGCTGTCTGCGGAACTCCAGTCCCTGGACCAGCAGGGCCGCCGCCGGCCCGGCTTCAGCAGCCTGTGGGGCCACCTGGGCGGAATCTACATCAGCGCCAGCGCCGTACAAGCGCCGCTGGAGTAGCTTCCACCCGCCGCCAGATCGAGAAAGCGGTCGCCCAGCAGATTCAGGGCCCGGGGGTCGTGACTGGCCACCAGCAGGGCCGTGCCTTCGGCCTTGAGCTCCAGAAGCAGGGCCAGCAGGTGGCCCCCAAGGGTGGGGTCGAGGGCTGAGAAGGGCTCGTCCAGCACCAGCAGCGCGGGTTCCAACATGAGCGCCCGCGCCAGGCAGAGCCGCTGGGCCAGCCCGCCGGACCAGGCTTCGGGGTGCTGGCCCAGCGAGGCCTCCGGAAACTTCACCCGGGCGGCCATCCGGGCCGCGGCTTCCCGCCGGAACGTAGCATCTCCGCGCCGATGGATCTCCAGGGGTTCCTGGAGGATCTCCCAGCCGGTGCGATGGGGCGGCAGGCTACCCGCCGGATCCTGGAACACGGCCTGGATCCGCGGTCGCCGGGCCCGGCGCTCCCGTTCGGGAAGCGGCGACCAGGGCGCACCCTCCAGCCACAGTTGCCCTTCCGCGGGCTCCAGCAGACCCAACGCCAGGTACAGCAGGGTGGTCTTGCCCGATCCGCTGGGGCCCCTCACGCCGAGGGCCTCGCCCGGGGCGATCGAGAAGGCCACGTCCTTCAGGATCCAGTCCTCCTCGCGCCGGAAGCCCAGGCCTTCGGCGCGGAGAAGGGGCGCTGCCGTCAGCGGATGACCTCGACGCCCACGTAGGGCCGCAGCGCCTGCGGCACGACGATGCTCCCGTCCGGCTGCTGGCCGTTCTCCAGGAGGGCCACCCAGGTGCGGCCCACGGCGAGGCCGCTGCCGTTCAGGGTGTGAGCGAAAGCGGGCTTGCCCTCCTTCGCCTTGGCGCGGATGTTGGCGCGCCGGGCCTGGAAATCCCCGAACCAGCTGCAGGAGCTGATCTCCCGGTAGGTGTTCTGGGAGGGCAGCCAGACCTCCAGGTCGTAGGTCTTCTGGCTGCTGAAGCCCATGTCGCCCGTGCACAGCAGGACGCGGCGGTAGGGCAGGCCCAGGGCCTCCAGGATGGCTTCCGCGTCGGACGTCAGCCGCTCCAGCTCGGCTTCGGCCTGGTCCGCGGCGGCGAAGGTGACCAGCTCCACCTTGTGGAACTGGTGCTGGCGGATGATGCCCTTGGTGTCCCTGCCGTAGCTGCCCGCCTCACTGCGGAAGCAGGGCGTGAAGGCGCAGTGGCGCAGGGGCAGGGATTCCGCGGGCAGGATCTCGTCGCGGTAGAGGTTGGTGACGGGCACTTCCGCCGTGGGGATGAGGTAGAGCGGCGCGCCGTCCCCGCGCGACGTCTTGAACAGGTCCTGCTCGAACTTGGGGAGCTGGCCGGTACCGTACATGCTGTCGGCGTTCACCAGGTAGGGCGGGATCACCTCCGTGTAGCCCGCAGCAGTCTGCCGGTCGAGCATGAAGGCGATGAGGGCCCGCTCCAGCTTCGCGCCCAGGCCCTTCAGCACCGCGAACCGCGCGCCGCTGAGCTTGGCCGCGCGATCCAGATCGAGGATGCCGAGCGCCGTGCCCAGCTCCACGTGATCCTTCGGCTCGACGATCTCCGGCACCTGGCCCCAGCGCTTGATCTCGACGTTGGCGTGCTCGTCCCGGCCCGAGGGAACGCTGGCGTGGGGCGGATTGGGGAGCCCCG comes from the Geothrix sp. 21YS21S-4 genome and includes:
- a CDS encoding ATP-binding cassette domain-containing protein produces the protein MAFSIAPGEALGVRGPSGSGKTTLLYLALGLLEPAEGQLWLEGAPWSPLPERERRARRPRIQAVFQDPAGSLPPHRTGWEILQEPLEIHRRGDATFRREAAARMAARVKFPEASLGQHPEAWSGGLAQRLCLARALMLEPALLVLDEPFSALDPTLGGHLLALLLELKAEGTALLVASHDPRALNLLGDRFLDLAAGGSYSSGACTALALM
- the serS gene encoding serine--tRNA ligase, which translates into the protein MLDANLLRNDLDAVAARLSERGYALDRARYQELDQRRRTALQEAEALKAERNRVSEEVGRLKRAKENADHLIAQQREVGDKLKELETAEREIEGAFREFLAGLPNPPHASVPSGRDEHANVEIKRWGQVPEIVEPKDHVELGTALGILDLDRAAKLSGARFAVLKGLGAKLERALIAFMLDRQTAAGYTEVIPPYLVNADSMYGTGQLPKFEQDLFKTSRGDGAPLYLIPTAEVPVTNLYRDEILPAESLPLRHCAFTPCFRSEAGSYGRDTKGIIRQHQFHKVELVTFAAADQAEAELERLTSDAEAILEALGLPYRRVLLCTGDMGFSSQKTYDLEVWLPSQNTYREISSCSWFGDFQARRANIRAKAKEGKPAFAHTLNGSGLAVGRTWVALLENGQQPDGSIVVPQALRPYVGVEVIR